One stretch of Chitinophaga pendula DNA includes these proteins:
- a CDS encoding FecR family protein translates to MNPTLSPEQADDLIIRFLSGQTSIEEQQLLEQWMAADEDHLQQFIALRDTWLLSYQPDAGAPYNTGAAWSAMGLEQAEVHRPFWKRMRPGWGSIAALLLLSMVIGGGVVFAFLQGRMGGGNDGVVTVVSPKGATTYVQLSDGSEVWLNAGSRLLYARGYDADKREVKLEGEAFFKVRTNPAKPFVVKAADLRIKALGTSFNVKAYAEEQTVVTTLVEGKVKIEAPDVSKAVDIVLQPRQHVTYHRAAAVAEDRTVPVAAHKKVMPAASTIESSQLEDTAPYTAWVAGNWIISSATLEELAVTMERKYNVRVVFASEELKHYKFSGTFRQETLEQVLDVLKLTAPLSYQINHGLVMLKMDSELKEQYSRALPGSHSK, encoded by the coding sequence ATGAACCCAACCCTTTCACCGGAACAGGCGGATGATCTGATCATACGTTTTCTCTCCGGCCAGACAAGTATAGAGGAGCAGCAGCTGCTGGAGCAGTGGATGGCGGCAGATGAGGATCATCTGCAACAGTTCATTGCTTTACGTGATACGTGGCTGCTGAGCTATCAGCCGGATGCGGGTGCGCCTTATAATACGGGGGCAGCCTGGTCGGCGATGGGTTTGGAGCAGGCGGAGGTACATCGTCCGTTTTGGAAACGGATGAGACCGGGATGGGGGAGTATAGCGGCATTGCTGCTACTGAGTATGGTAATAGGCGGTGGGGTGGTATTTGCCTTTTTACAGGGGCGTATGGGCGGCGGTAATGATGGGGTGGTAACGGTGGTAAGTCCGAAAGGGGCGACGACCTATGTGCAGTTGTCTGACGGTAGTGAGGTATGGTTGAATGCCGGCAGCCGGTTGTTATATGCAAGAGGGTACGATGCAGATAAGCGGGAGGTGAAACTGGAAGGGGAGGCTTTTTTCAAGGTAAGGACCAACCCGGCGAAACCTTTTGTGGTAAAGGCGGCTGATCTTCGGATCAAGGCATTGGGTACATCCTTTAATGTAAAGGCTTATGCGGAAGAGCAAACGGTTGTGACGACGCTGGTAGAAGGTAAGGTAAAGATAGAAGCGCCGGATGTGTCGAAAGCGGTGGATATTGTATTGCAACCGCGGCAGCATGTTACCTATCATAGGGCAGCAGCTGTTGCTGAGGACCGGACTGTTCCGGTAGCGGCCCATAAGAAAGTAATGCCTGCTGCCTCTACGATAGAGAGTAGCCAGCTGGAGGATACGGCCCCTTACACTGCCTGGGTGGCGGGCAACTGGATCATCTCTTCAGCGACTTTGGAAGAGCTAGCAGTGACTATGGAACGTAAATATAACGTAAGGGTTGTATTTGCATCTGAGGAACTGAAACACTATAAATTCAGCGGCACCTTCCGTCAGGAGACGTTAGAGCAGGTGCTGGACGTTTTGAAATTAACAGCGCCACTTAGTTATCAGATCAACCACGGACTTGTGATGTTAAAGATGGACAGTGAACTAAAAGAACAATATTCCCGAGCGCTGCCGGGAAGCCATAGTAAGTAG
- a CDS encoding porin family protein, giving the protein MKKFTLVLLPAILFCYSLKAQWSLGLRVGYAGSSLHTETVGNKTQGDGRLDSYQMGLMLDVPLGNNMYIQSTLSYITKGGQLEQLSAKPSGVYLPEANEVKLRYLELPVLFVYKVPLGFGKLTVGAGPYAGYGLDGKYNLAIRYNGSVVQSSTQDISFSGGRSGIMSTDLLVKRWDAGAYFQLGLELNKLVTLHANYSYGLVDIDAIKGNVLKNRTLGITLGVLLSREDY; this is encoded by the coding sequence ATGAAAAAATTTACCCTGGTACTGTTGCCAGCTATATTGTTTTGTTATTCTCTGAAAGCCCAATGGAGTTTAGGCCTTCGGGTAGGTTATGCCGGTTCCAGTCTTCATACGGAAACGGTTGGTAACAAGACCCAAGGAGATGGCCGGCTAGATAGCTATCAAATGGGGCTGATGCTGGATGTGCCTTTAGGTAACAACATGTATATTCAATCTACGCTAAGTTATATTACCAAGGGAGGTCAGCTGGAGCAGTTGAGTGCGAAGCCATCTGGTGTGTATTTGCCGGAGGCGAATGAGGTGAAGCTGCGTTACCTGGAGTTGCCGGTATTATTTGTTTATAAGGTCCCTTTAGGATTTGGTAAGCTGACGGTGGGGGCGGGTCCTTATGCGGGATATGGACTGGATGGGAAGTACAACCTGGCTATCCGGTATAATGGCAGTGTGGTGCAGAGCAGTACGCAGGATATCAGTTTTAGCGGCGGGCGTTCGGGGATTATGTCTACTGATCTGTTGGTGAAGCGCTGGGATGCGGGTGCGTATTTTCAGTTGGGGTTGGAGTTGAACAAGCTGGTGACTTTGCATGCTAATTACAGTTATGGTCTGGTAGATATTGATGCTATTAAGGGGAACGTGTTGAAGAACCGTACGCTGGGTATTACGCTGGGAGTATTGCTCAGCCGGGAAGATTATTAA
- a CDS encoding porin family protein translates to MTKKIILSCAALALSFGAMAQARVGVKGGVNFATISKDNAGNFSRSQGITRYHIGAIVDLPLSPILSLQPGVFYTSKGSKLEAGNKDNATITNPYSKNETNPQYIEVPINLVGKIPIGNGTTKLFAGIGPYFAFGVAGKNKSESSYKDATGATITASASKKIKWDDDNPFVNGDPNYGADKYKRFDFGGNLMVGAEFGNFLVSAQYGMGFAKINSGSVNSRNDNNKNRVFGVSVGYLFGRTPKNTKP, encoded by the coding sequence ATGACTAAGAAAATTATCCTTTCATGTGCTGCCCTAGCACTCTCTTTCGGAGCGATGGCTCAAGCGAGAGTAGGTGTTAAAGGAGGTGTTAACTTCGCCACTATTTCAAAAGACAACGCTGGTAACTTCAGTAGAAGTCAGGGTATCACCCGTTATCACATAGGTGCAATTGTTGACCTCCCGTTATCTCCCATTTTATCATTGCAGCCCGGCGTGTTCTATACCAGCAAAGGCTCCAAACTGGAGGCTGGTAACAAGGATAACGCGACCATCACAAATCCGTACAGTAAGAACGAGACCAATCCACAGTACATTGAAGTACCTATTAACCTGGTTGGTAAAATTCCCATTGGTAATGGTACTACGAAACTTTTTGCAGGTATCGGACCCTACTTTGCTTTTGGTGTAGCTGGTAAGAACAAATCTGAGTCTTCTTATAAGGATGCTACAGGTGCGACGATTACAGCATCTGCATCCAAGAAGATCAAGTGGGATGATGACAATCCGTTTGTGAATGGTGATCCTAACTATGGTGCTGACAAGTACAAACGTTTTGACTTTGGTGGTAACCTGATGGTTGGTGCTGAGTTTGGCAACTTCCTGGTATCTGCTCAATACGGGATGGGTTTTGCGAAGATCAACTCTGGAAGTGTAAACAGCCGTAATGACAATAATAAGAACCGTGTATTCGGTGTATCCGTAGGTTATCTGTTCGGCCGTACTCCTAAGAACACTAAGCCATAA
- the lptB gene encoding LPS export ABC transporter ATP-binding protein: MALRIHTDQLVKRYRNRTVVNHVSVEVTQGEIVGLLGPNGAGKTTTFYMVVGLIKPDEGEVFLDDINITKLPMYKRAQMGIGYLPQEASVFRKLSVEDNIAAVLEMTDLKKAQQRDKLEELLEEFRLKHVRKSPGDVLSGGERRRTEIARALAVDPKFILLDEPFAGIDPIAVEDIQAIVAKLKYKNIGILITDHNVQETLSITDRAYLLFEGKILKSGSAEELAEDEQVRKVYLGQNFILRRKNYLDEAAKQQ, encoded by the coding sequence ATGGCATTAAGAATACATACGGATCAGTTGGTGAAGCGGTACCGTAACAGGACTGTGGTGAACCATGTATCCGTGGAAGTTACTCAAGGAGAGATCGTAGGATTGCTGGGGCCGAATGGAGCCGGTAAGACCACTACCTTTTACATGGTGGTAGGTTTGATCAAGCCGGATGAGGGAGAGGTATTCCTGGATGATATCAATATTACGAAGCTCCCGATGTATAAGCGGGCGCAGATGGGGATTGGTTATTTGCCTCAGGAGGCTTCGGTGTTCCGGAAGCTGAGTGTGGAGGATAATATTGCTGCGGTATTGGAGATGACGGATTTGAAGAAGGCGCAGCAGCGAGACAAGCTGGAGGAGTTGCTGGAGGAGTTCCGGTTGAAGCATGTACGTAAGAGCCCCGGAGATGTACTGAGTGGTGGTGAGCGCCGGCGTACGGAGATTGCGCGGGCGTTGGCAGTGGACCCCAAATTCATCCTGTTGGATGAGCCGTTTGCAGGTATTGACCCTATTGCCGTGGAAGACATACAGGCTATTGTAGCCAAATTGAAATATAAGAACATCGGTATTCTCATCACAGACCACAATGTACAGGAGACGCTGTCTATTACAGACAGGGCATACCTGCTGTTTGAAGGAAAGATCCTGAAATCGGGTAGTGCGGAAGAGCTGGCAGAGGACGAACAGGTAAGAAAGGTGTATCTTGGCCAGAATTTTATTTTACGTCGGAAGAATTACCTGGACGAGGCGGCCAAGCAGCAGTAA
- the fabG gene encoding 3-oxoacyl-[acyl-carrier-protein] reductase: MKLLDNKVAIVTGASRGIGEAVAIKFAEEGAHVAFTYLSSDAKAKALEEKLQAMGVKAKAYKSNAGVYEECETLVADVLKEFGAIDICVNNAGISKDNLLLRMSQDQWDDVMDINLKSVYNMTKHVIRPMMKAKSGAIINMSSIIGIKGNAGQSSYAASKAGIIGFTKSIAAELGSRNIRCNAVAPGFIETDMTSYLKDGTGASDYIAKIPLGRFGSTEDVANVTLFLASNLGSYVTGQVISACGGLNM; encoded by the coding sequence ATGAAATTACTGGACAACAAGGTAGCGATCGTAACAGGGGCCAGCAGAGGTATCGGAGAAGCGGTAGCAATAAAGTTTGCTGAAGAGGGCGCTCATGTCGCGTTTACTTATTTAAGCTCTGATGCGAAGGCGAAGGCACTGGAAGAGAAGCTGCAGGCGATGGGTGTAAAGGCCAAAGCCTATAAATCCAATGCAGGTGTATATGAGGAGTGTGAGACGCTGGTGGCAGATGTGCTGAAGGAGTTTGGCGCTATCGATATCTGTGTTAACAACGCCGGTATTTCCAAAGACAACCTCTTGCTGCGTATGAGCCAGGACCAGTGGGATGATGTGATGGATATCAACCTGAAGAGCGTATATAACATGACCAAACATGTGATCCGTCCGATGATGAAAGCCAAAAGTGGTGCTATCATCAATATGAGTTCTATCATTGGTATCAAGGGTAATGCGGGTCAGAGCAGTTATGCTGCTTCCAAAGCGGGTATCATTGGTTTTACCAAGTCTATCGCTGCGGAGCTGGGTAGCCGTAATATTCGTTGTAATGCGGTAGCGCCTGGTTTTATTGAAACTGACATGACCAGCTATCTGAAAGACGGTACCGGTGCGAGCGATTATATCGCTAAAATACCGCTGGGACGTTTTGGTAGTACGGAAGATGTGGCGAATGTGACATTGTTCCTGGCTTCCAATCTGGGTAGTTATGTGACGGGGCAGGTGATCAGTGCTTGTGGCGGTCTGAATATGTAA
- a CDS encoding TlpA family protein disulfide reductase, which produces MRTFLLLVAGLLSQLGLQAQQGYQLTIHFKDYTAGKMYLANYMGKSIFLADSAEIDAGGKAVLKGAAALPGGIYLVVFPGKQRYFELLLDKQQTFSIEADSSDVVGKTVYKTSADNEQFLAYNRFLASKETLSNKIQQQLSAARTAADTAAARPLQVELNKQIQQYRDDVIGRQPKTLLAAIFRAMKEPEVPEKPAGEDSTYGYRYYKAHYWDSVDLADGRLVRTPILDGRLQKYFTQLVVTHPDSIVVAADELIARTRKDKEMFKYVLWWLTYNYETSPYMGMDAVFVHLVEKYYVAGDAYWLNEEQLNKIIARAYSIAPNLIGQQAPPLDLKDSTNTKVVSLYKTQAKYTVLVFWDPTCGHCKTEVPKLDSAYRASWQQKQVAIIGIKTEGTQQEWMQFIKQHQLKGWIHAWDPTGQSNYRRLYDVYSTPVVYLLDEKKKIIAKRLGVEQLGSFLDRVAK; this is translated from the coding sequence ATGCGTACATTCTTATTGTTGGTGGCTGGCTTACTGAGCCAGTTGGGGCTGCAGGCGCAGCAGGGATACCAGCTTACGATACATTTTAAGGATTATACCGCCGGGAAGATGTACCTGGCGAATTATATGGGGAAGAGTATTTTCCTGGCGGATTCGGCGGAGATCGATGCTGGTGGTAAGGCGGTGCTGAAGGGTGCTGCGGCGTTGCCTGGCGGGATTTACCTAGTGGTATTTCCGGGGAAGCAGCGTTATTTCGAGTTGTTGCTGGACAAGCAGCAGACGTTTAGTATTGAGGCGGATTCGTCTGATGTGGTAGGGAAGACGGTGTATAAGACATCGGCTGACAATGAGCAGTTCCTGGCTTACAACCGTTTTCTGGCGAGTAAGGAGACGTTAAGTAATAAGATACAGCAGCAGTTGTCGGCTGCGCGTACGGCGGCGGACACTGCGGCTGCGCGTCCTTTGCAGGTGGAGTTGAACAAGCAGATACAGCAGTACCGGGATGATGTGATCGGGCGGCAGCCGAAGACGTTGCTAGCGGCTATATTCCGGGCGATGAAGGAGCCGGAGGTACCGGAGAAGCCTGCGGGAGAAGATTCTACCTATGGGTACCGTTATTATAAGGCGCATTACTGGGATAGTGTGGACCTGGCTGATGGGCGGCTGGTGCGGACGCCTATATTGGACGGGCGGTTGCAGAAGTATTTTACGCAGCTGGTGGTGACGCATCCGGACTCTATTGTAGTAGCGGCGGATGAGTTGATTGCGCGTACGCGTAAGGACAAGGAGATGTTCAAGTATGTATTGTGGTGGTTGACCTATAACTATGAGACCTCTCCTTATATGGGTATGGATGCTGTGTTTGTACACCTGGTGGAGAAGTATTATGTGGCCGGGGATGCGTATTGGCTGAATGAGGAGCAGTTGAACAAGATCATTGCCAGGGCGTATTCGATTGCGCCGAACCTGATCGGTCAGCAGGCGCCGCCATTGGACCTGAAGGATTCTACGAACACGAAGGTGGTATCATTATATAAGACGCAGGCGAAGTATACGGTGCTGGTGTTTTGGGATCCTACCTGCGGGCATTGCAAGACGGAGGTGCCTAAGCTGGATTCTGCTTACCGGGCGAGCTGGCAGCAGAAGCAGGTGGCGATCATCGGTATTAAGACGGAGGGGACGCAGCAGGAGTGGATGCAATTTATCAAGCAGCATCAGCTGAAGGGATGGATACATGCGTGGGATCCGACGGGGCAGAGTAACTACCGGCGGTTGTATGATGTGTATAGTACGCCGGTGGTGTATTTGCTGGATGAAAAGAAAAAGATCATTGCGAAGCGATTGGGCGTGGAGCAGTTAGGTAGTTTCCTGGATAGAGTGGCTAAATAA
- a CDS encoding GH3 auxin-responsive promoter family protein, whose translation MRILSPAISQLARLRMGRIEHFMQYPQQVQQQVFQNLISAAQYTEFGKQYGFSNIFKMDEYKRRVPIHDYDSIKPYIQRVMEGQQNVLWNTPIKWFAKSSGTTADKSKFIPVTVESLDECHYRSGRDVLSLFYNNFPDSDLLTGKSLVIGGSHQVNKLAEGGDSYYGDLSAVMLQNMPFYGNMIRTPDLSIALMDEWEEKIERMANAVIHENVTSIAGVPTWTLVLIRRIFELTGTDNLADVWPNLELYMHGGVSFTPYREQFARLIRKPGMYYQETYNASEGFFAAQDVIGEEGLLLFLNHGIFYEFMPMEEYGSAEPRTLQLNEVELGKNYALIISTNGGLWRYLVGDTVQFTSLSPFRIKVSGRTKSFINAFGEELIVENSDRAIAKASEVTGAIVNDYTAAPVYFSEGSNGGHEWLVEMEVMPDSVDHFTQVLDETLKTINSDYEAKRHKDIALRLPTVHVLPQGAFCEWLKSKGKLGGQHKVPRLSNERHYVEEILRFVANNK comes from the coding sequence ATGAGAATTTTAAGTCCTGCAATATCACAGCTGGCGCGTTTGCGTATGGGGCGAATAGAGCATTTTATGCAATATCCCCAGCAGGTGCAGCAGCAGGTATTTCAAAACCTGATCAGTGCTGCGCAGTACACTGAATTCGGGAAGCAATATGGCTTTTCCAACATCTTCAAGATGGATGAGTACAAAAGGCGTGTTCCCATTCATGACTATGACAGCATTAAGCCGTATATACAACGGGTGATGGAAGGGCAGCAGAATGTACTATGGAATACTCCTATCAAGTGGTTTGCCAAGTCGAGCGGTACGACTGCTGACAAGAGCAAGTTCATTCCTGTAACGGTGGAGAGCCTGGATGAGTGTCATTACCGTTCGGGGCGGGATGTATTGTCCCTTTTCTATAACAACTTCCCTGATTCGGATTTGCTGACGGGCAAGTCGTTGGTGATAGGGGGGAGTCATCAGGTAAACAAGCTGGCAGAAGGCGGGGATTCCTATTATGGGGATCTGAGTGCTGTGATGCTACAGAACATGCCGTTTTACGGCAATATGATCCGTACGCCGGACCTGTCTATTGCGTTGATGGATGAGTGGGAAGAGAAGATAGAGCGGATGGCGAATGCGGTGATCCATGAAAATGTTACTTCTATAGCCGGTGTACCGACCTGGACGCTGGTATTGATCCGGCGTATATTTGAACTGACGGGTACTGATAACCTGGCGGATGTGTGGCCTAACCTGGAGCTATATATGCATGGCGGGGTTAGTTTTACGCCCTACCGCGAGCAGTTTGCTCGCCTGATCCGTAAGCCGGGGATGTACTATCAGGAGACGTACAATGCTTCTGAAGGTTTTTTTGCGGCGCAGGATGTGATCGGTGAGGAAGGGCTGCTGTTATTCCTGAATCACGGTATATTCTACGAGTTCATGCCGATGGAGGAATATGGTAGTGCGGAGCCGCGTACGTTGCAGCTGAATGAAGTAGAGCTGGGTAAGAACTATGCGTTGATCATCAGCACTAATGGTGGCTTGTGGCGTTACCTGGTGGGAGATACGGTACAATTCACTTCTTTATCGCCTTTCCGTATCAAAGTGAGTGGACGTACGAAGTCGTTCATCAATGCATTCGGGGAGGAGCTGATCGTGGAGAACTCTGACCGGGCTATTGCGAAGGCGAGCGAGGTGACGGGTGCGATTGTGAATGATTACACGGCGGCGCCTGTTTACTTCAGTGAAGGCTCTAACGGAGGGCATGAGTGGCTGGTAGAGATGGAGGTGATGCCGGATAGTGTAGATCATTTTACGCAGGTGTTGGATGAGACGCTGAAGACGATCAATTCGGACTATGAGGCGAAACGTCATAAGGATATTGCGTTGCGGCTGCCTACGGTGCATGTATTGCCCCAGGGCGCTTTTTGTGAATGGCTCAAGAGCAAAGGTAAACTGGGCGGTCAGCATAAGGTACCCCGGTTGAGCAATGAGCGTCATTATGTAGAGGAGATATTGAGATTTGTCGCCAATAATAAATAA
- the metF gene encoding methylenetetrahydrofolate reductase [NAD(P)H], giving the protein MKVTEHIAQAKDTLISFEILPPLKGKSIESIYDHLDPLMEFKPAFINVTYHRSEHMFKKKTDGSFEKVEIRKRPGTVGICAAIMNHYNVDAVPHLICGGFSREETENALIDLNFLGVDNVLVLRGDAPKNESSFEPDPNGHRYAIDLLNQVAHMNNGIYLEEDLQSGVKTKFCIGVAGYPEKHFEAPNMQTDMGYLKRKVENGADYIVTQMFFDNQKFFDFVNKCREMGITVPIIPGLKPMTSKKQLSVLPRTFHVDIPTDLSSEILKCKSDKEVEEVGTEWLIHQSKELKKFGVPVLHYYTLGKPKVVEAAVAAFC; this is encoded by the coding sequence ATGAAAGTAACAGAACATATTGCACAGGCAAAAGATACATTGATCTCCTTTGAGATTCTTCCCCCCTTAAAGGGCAAAAGCATCGAGTCCATCTACGATCACCTCGATCCCCTCATGGAATTCAAACCCGCTTTCATCAATGTCACCTACCACCGCAGTGAGCATATGTTCAAAAAGAAAACAGATGGCTCCTTCGAAAAAGTGGAGATCCGCAAACGCCCCGGTACCGTAGGCATCTGCGCCGCCATCATGAACCACTACAATGTCGATGCAGTCCCTCACCTCATCTGCGGCGGCTTTAGCCGGGAAGAAACAGAAAATGCCCTCATCGATCTTAACTTCCTCGGCGTCGATAACGTATTGGTTCTGAGAGGTGACGCCCCTAAAAACGAATCCTCCTTCGAACCTGATCCAAACGGACACCGGTACGCCATCGACCTCCTCAACCAGGTAGCCCATATGAACAATGGCATCTACCTCGAAGAAGACCTGCAAAGTGGCGTAAAAACCAAATTCTGCATCGGCGTAGCAGGATACCCGGAAAAACACTTCGAAGCCCCCAACATGCAAACCGATATGGGCTATCTCAAACGTAAAGTAGAGAACGGCGCCGACTATATCGTTACGCAAATGTTCTTCGATAACCAGAAATTCTTCGACTTCGTCAATAAATGCCGCGAAATGGGCATCACCGTACCGATCATCCCGGGTCTGAAACCCATGACCAGCAAAAAACAACTATCCGTCCTCCCAAGGACCTTCCATGTCGATATCCCTACCGACCTGTCCTCCGAAATACTTAAATGTAAATCCGATAAAGAAGTAGAAGAAGTCGGCACCGAATGGCTGATCCACCAGTCTAAAGAATTGAAAAAGTTCGGTGTACCCGTACTCCACTATTATACCCTGGGCAAACCCAAAGTAGTAGAGGCCGCAGTAGCTGCCTTCTGCTAA
- a CDS encoding outer membrane beta-barrel protein: MKKLLLSVAALMIAGLSFGQVKFGIVAGPQFSSYTTKANGQSKETSKLLTSVRAGITVDLPLADEFYIGTGLLYSGKGGQDKAGSNISFKSRLSYLQLPINFLFKPEVGSGNLVLGVGPYIAYGLGGKHEGNFAGLVNVERKAFDDEAGAAKLKRFDAGAGLVVGYELKGGLNFGLNADLGLVNAYDNTDNGRRWKNTSFGVSVGYKF, from the coding sequence ATGAAAAAGTTATTATTGTCCGTTGCCGCGCTGATGATTGCCGGCTTATCTTTTGGGCAGGTTAAATTTGGTATCGTAGCCGGACCGCAGTTTTCGAGTTATACGACCAAGGCTAATGGTCAGAGTAAGGAGACCAGTAAATTATTGACCAGCGTGCGCGCGGGTATTACGGTTGATTTACCGCTGGCAGATGAATTTTACATCGGAACAGGGTTATTATATTCTGGTAAAGGAGGACAAGATAAAGCCGGTTCCAACATTAGTTTTAAATCCAGGCTTTCTTACCTGCAATTGCCGATTAATTTCCTCTTCAAACCTGAAGTAGGTAGTGGTAACCTGGTGTTAGGGGTTGGTCCTTATATCGCTTATGGCCTCGGTGGTAAACACGAAGGTAATTTTGCCGGCCTGGTGAATGTGGAAAGAAAGGCTTTTGATGATGAGGCAGGTGCTGCCAAATTAAAACGTTTTGATGCAGGTGCTGGTCTGGTAGTAGGTTATGAGCTGAAAGGCGGATTGAATTTCGGCCTGAATGCTGACCTGGGGCTGGTGAATGCGTATGACAATACGGATAATGGCCGTAGATGGAAAAACACGTCTTTCGGTGTATCTGTAGGGTATAAATTCTAA
- a CDS encoding RNA polymerase sigma-70 factor, whose product MKGENHHITQHGLDSFERMYRRYYAALCVYAFDLVNRHELAEEIVQDTFVRIWEKFDEIDISVSEQAYLYRAVHNNCLNFVKQARMRLQYSPEMIQQLESRISLLSVGAGPIEKLHDQQLQQFTATAINQLPPQCRDVFRLSRYEHLSYPEIARELNISVNTVKTQMARALYKLRASLLPLLKK is encoded by the coding sequence TTGAAGGGGGAGAATCATCATATCACACAGCATGGGCTGGACAGTTTTGAACGTATGTACAGGCGGTATTATGCCGCTTTGTGTGTGTATGCTTTTGATCTTGTGAACCGTCATGAGCTGGCGGAGGAGATTGTACAAGATACGTTTGTGAGGATATGGGAGAAGTTTGATGAGATAGATATATCGGTATCGGAGCAGGCTTATTTATACAGGGCTGTTCATAATAATTGTCTCAATTTTGTAAAGCAGGCGCGTATGCGGTTGCAATATAGCCCGGAGATGATACAGCAGCTGGAGTCGCGGATTTCTTTGTTATCTGTTGGGGCGGGGCCTATAGAGAAGTTGCATGATCAGCAGCTGCAGCAGTTTACGGCAACGGCGATCAACCAGTTACCGCCGCAGTGCCGGGATGTATTCCGGTTGAGCCGATACGAGCATCTTAGTTACCCGGAGATCGCCCGGGAGTTGAATATATCCGTTAATACCGTGAAAACCCAGATGGCGAGGGCTTTGTACAAGTTACGGGCGTCGTTGTTACCCTTACTGAAAAAATAA
- the rlmD gene encoding 23S rRNA (uracil(1939)-C(5))-methyltransferase RlmD has translation MRKKNVVLEQVPVSAYAAEGKALARKDGKVIFIDGGVVPGDIVDVRLSKNKKDWAEGKAVHFHTYSPDRTTPFCQHFGGCGGCKWQMLPYSLQLQYKEQQVVDHLQRIGKMTLPPISPILGSKHTSHYRNKLEFTFSNRAYLTTEEIQQTEGEIPQRNAFGFHVPKLFDKVLDITTCHLQEEPVNLIKNTVRDYALQHELPFYDIRAHEGWLRNMVVRICTTGEVMVNLVIHHEDRKNREALLNHLLEKVPAITSIVYTINPKKNDTIFDLEPKTFYGKGYVEEKLEDFVFKIGPKSFFQTNTYQGEVLYQVTRNFAELTGTEIVYDLYCGTGSIGIFVSRQAKKVIGIELIKEAIDDAKENAHRNNVNNAEFFAGDVVDICDDQFFTHHGQPDVIITDPPRAGMHGKLVKKLLEIAAPKIVYVSCNPATQARDLALLDEMYTVEKVQPVDMFPHTHHIENVVLLRKRT, from the coding sequence GTGAGAAAAAAGAATGTAGTCCTGGAGCAAGTACCCGTAAGCGCATACGCCGCAGAAGGTAAAGCCCTGGCCCGTAAAGACGGTAAAGTAATCTTCATCGACGGCGGCGTAGTGCCCGGCGATATAGTAGACGTAAGGCTCAGCAAAAACAAAAAAGACTGGGCAGAAGGAAAAGCAGTGCACTTCCACACCTATTCCCCCGATCGTACTACTCCCTTTTGCCAACATTTCGGCGGCTGCGGCGGCTGCAAATGGCAAATGCTCCCCTACTCCCTCCAACTCCAATACAAAGAGCAACAGGTCGTAGATCATTTGCAACGCATCGGTAAAATGACTTTACCGCCCATCAGCCCCATCCTCGGCTCTAAACACACCTCCCACTACCGCAACAAATTGGAGTTCACCTTCAGCAACCGTGCATATCTCACCACAGAAGAAATACAGCAAACCGAGGGCGAAATACCACAACGCAACGCCTTCGGATTCCATGTACCCAAACTGTTCGATAAAGTACTCGACATAACAACCTGCCACCTGCAGGAAGAACCGGTCAACCTGATCAAAAATACCGTGCGCGATTACGCCCTCCAACACGAACTGCCCTTCTACGACATCCGCGCCCACGAAGGATGGCTCCGTAATATGGTCGTACGCATCTGCACCACCGGCGAAGTAATGGTCAACCTCGTTATCCACCACGAAGACCGTAAAAACCGCGAAGCACTACTCAATCACCTCCTCGAAAAAGTACCCGCGATCACCAGCATCGTATATACCATCAATCCTAAAAAGAATGATACTATCTTTGACCTCGAACCTAAAACGTTCTACGGAAAAGGATATGTAGAGGAAAAACTGGAAGACTTCGTATTTAAGATCGGTCCCAAATCCTTCTTTCAGACCAATACATACCAGGGAGAAGTACTCTACCAGGTAACCCGCAACTTCGCAGAACTAACAGGAACGGAAATTGTTTATGACTTGTACTGCGGTACAGGTAGTATCGGCATCTTCGTATCCCGACAGGCCAAAAAAGTGATCGGCATAGAACTGATCAAAGAAGCCATCGACGATGCAAAAGAAAATGCCCACAGGAACAACGTCAACAACGCCGAATTCTTCGCAGGAGACGTAGTAGATATATGCGATGACCAATTCTTCACCCACCACGGCCAACCCGACGTGATCATCACCGACCCGCCACGCGCCGGTATGCACGGAAAACTGGTGAAGAAACTGCTGGAAATAGCAGCACCCAAAATCGTATACGTCAGCTGCAACCCGGCCACACAAGCCAGGGACCTGGCACTACTCGACGAAATGTATACCGTCGAAAAAGTACAGCCCGTCGACATGTTCCCGCATACCCACCATATTGAAAACGTAGTACTACTACGCAAAAGAACCTGA